The Pan paniscus chromosome 12, NHGRI_mPanPan1-v2.0_pri, whole genome shotgun sequence genome window below encodes:
- the PTRHD1 gene encoding putative peptidyl-tRNA hydrolase PTRHD1 codes for MHRGVGPAFRVVRKMAASGAEPQVLVQYLVLRKDLSQAPFSWPAGALVAQACHAATAALHTHRDHPHTAAYLQELGRMRKVVLEAPDETTLKELAETLQQKNIDHMLWLEQPENIATCIALRPYPKEEVGQYLKKFRLFK; via the exons ATGCACCGGGGAGTAGGTCCGGCCTTTCGGGTGGTCAGGAAGATGGCGGCCTCTGGGGCGGAGCCGCAGGTCCTGGTACAATACTTGGTGTTACGAAAGGATCTATCACAAGCTCCGTTCTCCTGGCCGGCGGGCGCACTGGTAGCGCAGGCTTGTCACGCGGCCACCGCGGCCTTGCACACTCACCGCGACCACCCGCACACAGCAGCTTACCTCCAAGAGCTGGGGCGCATGCGCAAAGTGGTCCTCGAG GCCCCAGATGAGACCACCCTAAAGGAGCTAGCCGAGACCCTGCAACAGAAGAACATTGACCACATGCTGTGGCTTGAGCAACCAGAGAATATCGCCACTTGTATTGCTCTCCGGCCCTACCCCAAGGAAGAAGTGGGCCAGTATTTGAAGAAGTTCCGATTGTTCAAATAA